The window CTGATCAATTGCTACTCCGGTCAACTCAGTCAAGTGTTCATGAATTTGATTAGTAATGCCATTGATGCGCTCACCGATCAGCGATGTGAGCAACCAGGGGGTAACTCGGCAGGGCAACCTCTGATTGAGATTAGCACTGAAATTGTCGAACGATCGGCGGCAGAATGGCTATTGGTACGGATTATGGATAATGGTCAAGGGATGCCACCGGAAATTCAACAGCGGATTTTTGAAATGTTCTTCACAACAAAGCCGGTGGGCAAGGGAACCGGTTTAGGGTTAACCATTAGCCATCAAATTGTTACTCAGAAACATGGCGGGGAATTACTCTTGTGTTCTCAGCCAGACAAGGGCACAGAATTTCAGGTTCTACTGCCCCTGGATTATGAGTAAACTATTTCCGGATGCACCCTATTATTTAAGTTCTGGATGAGTTGCTGCCGGAGAAGATGCACCCATCTGGCTAATAGTGGCGAGTAGCTGATAAAGACGCCCAGAGTCTCGTTGGTTGAAGTACAAAATTAGGCGAGGTAAGTCAGTGGTTTCGTCAGGGGTTTCTTGAGGTAAAGCCTTACTTTTTTCAATCCGACCCTTGACCAAAATGTCGCTAAAATTCTCATTGAGCTGTTCAACTTGGTCATCTGATAACTCAGATTTGAGGCGAATCACCAATCGATCGCCAACGTAGCGGCTGGAGTGATAGAGTCGATAAAAGCTATCGATCGCTTCGTAAGCCACATTTAAGTCGTCCGTGACCGTATAAAGACTTGTATCTTCCGGACTGACTAAACCGCCTTGAATGAGATGATTGCGAACATAAGCATCCCAGTCTTGCCAGTAGTTGCCACCGGGTTTATCAATTAATACCAAAGGCACTGGCCCACTTCGCCCCGTTTGGCAAAGGGTTAAACACTCAAAGGCTTCATCCTGGGTACCAAAGCCACCAGGAAAAAGTGCGATCGCATCACTTTCCCGAAGGAAGAATAACTTGCGTGTAAAGAAATATTTAAAATCAATCAGCTTGGGGTCGCCTTGAATAAAAGAATTTGCCCCCTGCTCAAAGGGTAACTGAATATTCAAGCCAAAAGACATTTCCGGGCCTGCGCCTTCGTGGCCGGCTTCCATAATGCCACTACCTGCACCGGTCATCACCATAAATCCCTGCTGCACTAAATAACGCGCAAACTCAGATGCCAGCTTGTATTCCGGGGCATCGGGAGTAATGCGGGCTGAACCGAAAATCGTGACTTTCCGAACATGCCGATAGGGATAAAAAACTTGAAACGCCCGATCCATATCTTGTATGGAAGCGGTTAAGATTTTCCAGTCCAAGCGATCGATTTCCTCTCCAGCCAGTCGCAATAGCACGGATAGCGCCCGTTGAATCCATTTCCCATGTTGCAAAGTGGGTAGTTGGTCAATCAGTGCCGTTAATTGTGTTTGAAGTGACTTAAGGGCAGGGTCTGGAGCAGATTGAGCCATAAATGATTAACTAATGGCTCTCTATTTTATCGAGATTTGCAACAGCCATGGGGAGGATGTGTATCTTTTGACACATTATTTCGGCATGGCTCCCTGACTCTCTAAAGTTCAACTCGAAAAGCACCTAAGCCTTAATGGCTCAAGGCGCTTTACCGAAGTTGTTAAATTATGTCTAGAGTCTGATGCCTCTAGCTGTAGAGTGCGTGGAAAAATACGGCAACTTGATTGATGAGAGTTTGACTTTAGACTCACATTTGAGTTGACTCTTCAGTCAGTCGTCAATTTTGTTTGCCGTGCTGTATTGAATGTAGCTAGGAGGTGTTTGGCTTGGCGTACAGGTGCTAGTTGGATGCGCTTAGCAATAAGTCTATGGTGTAGCTTACGCTGGATTCGACTTCCTTGGCGTCTATACGCTAACCCTCGTGGCGATCGCTGAGACTTTGGCGCTGTCGTAATCTGCTACGCTAACGCTTACTGCCGCTACCGATAAATTAGATATATTTTTCTAACGTATTCGCCAGAGTCGTTTTAGGAACGGCACCCACTACCATATCTACGCGCTGACCCCCCTTAAAAATCATCAAGGTGGGAATGCTGCGGATACCGTACTGGCTAGCTATTTGAGGATTCTCGTCTGTGTTGAGTTTAACAACCTTGACTTTACCGTCGTATTGCTGCGCAATTTCATCCACGACAGGCGCAACCATTCGACAGGGACCACACCAGGGAGCCCAAAAATCAACTAAGACGGGAATGTCGCTTTCAAGTACGTCTTGCTTAAAGCTGGCGTCTGTAACTTGTACGGCTGCTGACATGCCTGGAAATCCTTGCGTGTACTTTGTTCTATGTATCTATGGAATTCTACCACAGCCAAAACGCAGGTAAGACATGAAAAAAAGTATATATTTAGACATAAATCATCCAAGAAAAGCATTTGATGATTTTCATAAATTATGAATTCATGCCAGATCCTTAGCCAAAAAAGGAACCGCCCGAACGTAGTCGGGCGGAGTGTGGTGTGAGGAGTGAACGGAAACATGCGTCTCCGCTCTCTCTATTGTAAGCGACAGCCATAGTTTTTCTATGGCTCATCAGGGGATACTAAAAATTTTTAAGGATAGGCGTAAGCCTTAAACCGAGTAACTTTTTTCTTCCCAGATCCAGGGTTCAACCGTAATCTGCTAGCAGCAGCGCGATGCCAATCGATCTGAGGCAACTATTTACCCATTCCTAACTGCTGAGCTTTCTGGTATACTTTGCCTTCCGTCAGCAGTGAAGGGGCAATGACCACTTCAACTTGCTGCATTTCCTTGAGGTTTTTGGCTCCCAAGGTACCCATACTGGTTTTTAACGCCCCCAAAAGGTTGTGGGTGCCGTCATCGAGTTGTGCAGGGCCAACGAGAATTTGTTCCAAGGTCCCCGTACTACCTACTTGGATGCGTGTGCCCCGTGGTAAAACCGGGCTAGGCGTTGCCATCCCCCAATGAAATCCTCGTCCGGGTGCCTCTTGAGCACGGGCAAACGGTGAGCCAATCATGACGCCATCGGCTCCACAGGCAATACATTTACAGATGTCGCCACCGGTTACTAAACCGCCATCGGCAATCACAGGGACATAATTACCCGTTTCATTGTAGTAGTCGTCACGAGCCGCCGCACAATCTGCGACTGCCGTAGCCTGAGGCACACCCACACCCAAAACCCCACGAGAGGTACAAGCTGCACCAGGGCCAATGCCGACCATTACAGCCGCCGCACCTGCTTTCATCAAGTTAAGGGCCACGTCATAGGTGACACAATTCCCCAAAATCACCGGCATCGGCATCTCTTGGCAGAACTGGGCCAAATCCAGAGGAGTGACCGATTCGGGGGAGAGATGAGCCGTGGAAACCACTGTTCCCTGGACAAAAAATAGATCGGCACCGGCTTTACCCACAATCTCGCCGTATTTCATCGCCCCAACAGGTGTCGCGCTGACAGCAGCAATTCCTCCTTGCTCTTTGATTTCCCGAATTCGCTGGGTAATCAGTTCTGGCTTAATTGGCTCAGCATACAATTCCTGCATGAGAGTGACAAACTCTGTCTTGCCCACTGAGGCAATGCGCTCAAGTACTGGTACTGGGTCTGCATAGCGAGTTTGAATGCCCTCTAAGTTGAGAACACCCAACGCCCCAAGCTGGGACAACAGAACCGCCATGCGGACATCTACCACCCCATCCATCGCACTGGCGATGATAGGGATTTCTCGCTCAATGCCGCCAATGCGCCAGCGAGTATCCGCTAAACTGGGGTCTAGGGTTCTAGTCCCCGGACACAGTGCAATTTCATCGATTCCGTAGGCTCGGCGAGCACTTTTGCCCCGCCCGATTTGAATATCCACAGCTTCTAAGGTTCCCACAACCGTTTTGTGTTAGCGTATCAAATTAAAGAAAAAACCGACTGAGGCATTTGCCCAATCTTACAAGATTCAAAACCCGAGTGAATCTGTTATTCTACTACTACATTTTAGATTTTCGGTCGGAGCTTGAATCGTACAGAGGAGACGACACAGATATAGGGGGATTTTAGCCATATCTCCTTTAAAACTGACGCGACCAGTTTTTAGGCCAACGCTCAACAACCACTTTTGTTTGCGTAAAGAACTCTACCGCGTCTCGTCCCTGACCGTGTAAATCTCCATAAAAACTTTCCTTCCAGCCACTAAAAGGAAAGAAGGCCATTGGTGCCGCGACGCCAATATTAATCCCAATATTTCCCGCTTCTGCCTCATAACGAAACTGCCGTGCCGCTGCACCACTATTGGTGAACAAACAAGCCATATTTCCCCATTGACCACTATTCACTAATGCGATCGCATCTTCTATTGTCTCCAAGTGCATCAACCCTAACACTGGACCAAAGATTTCAGTCCGGGCAATTTCACTTTTTGGGTCTACATTTTGCAGAATGGTGGGTCGAATAAAGTTACCCTGTTCGTAACCGGAAACCTTTAGATTTCGTCCGTCTACTAATACCTTCGCCCCTTCATCTGCTCCCTGTTGAATTAATCCCTCAATTCGCGCTTTACTTTGAGAGGTAATAACCGGACCCATTTGTACACCATCATCCAAGCCAAAGCCAACGACTCTGGTTTGTGCTGCATTGGCGATCGCATCTGTAAAAATATGCCGTGCTTCTCCCACTGTAACCGCCACCGATGCCGCTAAACAACGCTGTCCCGCACAGCCAAAGGCACTATCGGCAGCAATTCGGGTGGTCATTTCCATATCCGCATCGGGGAGGATAATAATCGGATTTTTCGCTCCTCCCTGACATTGCATCCGCTTGCCATGTGCCGCCCCTTTGCTATAAACGTATTGAGCTACGGGTGAAGAACCAACAAAGCTAATGGCGCGAATTGTAGGATGTTCTAAGATTGCATCAACAACTTCTTTCGCCCCATTCACCAAATTAACCACACCCTTGGGCAATCCGGTTTTTTCGAGTAATTCAAACACCTTTTGTAGCGTCAACGGGACTTTTTCTGAGGGTTTGATAATACAAGTATTGCCACAAGCGATCGCATAGGGCATGAACCAAAACGGAATCATGCCAGGGAAATTAAACGGAGCAATAATTGCTGTCACTCCCATCGGTTGACGAATCATCATTTCGTCAATGCCACGCGCCACATCTTCTAAGTTGTACCCCTGCATCAGCATGGGAATACCACAGGCAACTTCTACATTCTCGATCGCCCGTTGCCACTCGGCTTTTGATTCTCCATAGGTTTTCCCACATTCGAGGGTAATGGTGCGGGATAACTCTTCGATATGGTCTTCGAGTAAGAATTTGAGTTTGAACAGGTATTGGATGCGATCGGTGGGAGGGACGCGCCGCCAACTCTTGAAAGCATCAGCAGCCGCTTGGGTAGCCGCCTCCACATCACTTTTCGGTGACAGAGGCACCTGAGTGAGTACCTCAGCAGTAGCAGGGTTCACCACATTCAAAAATTCACTCGCTTGGGAGATGCACCACTCCCCATTGATGTAGTTAGGTAGGGGATTTTTATAAGACACAGCGGTTGTTAGAGAGCATATCTTAAAGATGCTACTACCTTTGAGCAGGAACAGCGATCGAGTTTATGCACCCTTGGCACACTTAGCGAGACTCAGTGTTTTCCTGTCCTGAATCGGGTATTGCACCGAGTTGTTACATGAAGCTTAAGCGATCAATACCTGCACACCCAGTTGTTTATTCCCATGAATTCTGGGATAGGTTCTTAGTATAGGAGAGGGGATACACCTGGGATTAGCATGGAAAGAGGGAGACCTACCAGGCGTTCTGTTGCAATAGATTGAGTCTTGGTCGGATTAGCTTTGGGGAGAGAAAGATGTCTGTCAATTTACAGCGACCGATTTTAGTGGGAGGAGTTGGCTTATCAGTGTCACTCTGGCTGTTGCAGAGTTTTCATGACTCGGTCGGTCAAGTGGGTGAGTTTGGGATGTTAGGTGCCGTCGCACTCGGCGCTGGTTTATGGTTGTTTGGCAAGAAAACCTCTAAAAACCTTGATTTGTCGCTGACGGCAGCACCGGTAGACAGGGAGACGGTGGAAAAAGCGATCGCCAAAGCCCAAACCCTGATTAAGCTGCTGGAAACAGAATCCGAAAATCATGCTTCCCTTCCCCAGTTACGGCAACGACTGACTCAGCTAACCCCAGAGTTAGATCGGCAGAAGATACAAATTGCAGTCACTGGGGGTAGGAGTGTTGGTAAAACCAAGTTGGTTCAAGTCTTGGAGTCTAGCTGGTTACATCAACAGCCGCAAGCTCTGAGTTTAAAAGAAACACCGGCCTTGTTTGTGGGCACGGATACCGATGTTGCCGCAGAAACTATCGCTAGAGAGATGGCTTTTTCCTCTGATTTGCTGTTATTTGTCACGGCAGGCGATCTGACGGATACTGAGTTTCAAATTTTGCAGCAACTCAAAGCCGCGAATCAGCGAGTAATGCTGGTGTTTAATAAACAAGACCAGTATTTACCCACCGAACGAGCCAGTGTGTTGCAACAGTTGCGGCAACGGATGGCGGGACGATTGGCAGCAGAGGATGTAGTTGCGATCGCATCTCATCCTTCCCCCCTGAAAGTACGTCAGCATCAGGCTGATGCATCGGTGCAAGAGTGGATGGAAGAACAAACCCCCGATCTGACGGTACTTACGGAGCGATTAAGTTCCATCATTGCTCAAGAAGAGCGGCAATTAGTCTGGGCAACCACAATCCGGGAAGCAGCAGCACTGAAGGCTGAGGTGAAAGCGGCATTAAATCAAGTCAGACGCGATCGCGCTTTACCCATCATTGAGCAGTATCAGTGGATTGCGGCAGCGGCGGCGTTTGCTAACCCGGTTCCGGCGCTGGATTTGCTGGCAACGGCGGCGATTAGTGCTCAGGTGGTGAGTGATTTAGGCGCGATTTATCAGCAAAAGTTTTCGTTGCAACAAGCCCAAGCAGCGGCTAAAACTTTGGGCAGTTTGATGCTGAAGTTGGGTTTGGTGGAGCTTTCCACGCAAGCGATCGGCAGTATTCTCAAAGGGAATGCCTTCACTTACGTTGCCGGGGGAGCGGTGCAGGGGGTGAGCGCGGCTTATTTAACCCGATTGGCGGGTTTGAGTCTGATTGAGTACTTCCAAGAGCAAGAGGTTAGCGAAACTACGGGGCAAGCGTTTAACCTGGAGCGACTGGGACAGAAGCTGCAAGCGGTGTTCCAACAAAATCAGAGGACATCATTTTTGCAGGGATTTGTCAAGCAGGTGGTAGGGCGTCTGATACCGGAAGCGCCTCAGCCTCAACCGACGGGTTCTGAAACGGCGGCAACGGCTGTTTAATCGGGAATGTTTTGGTAGGGTGCGTCGTGACGCACCCTATGTTTTCCCAGCGTTTTGTCCAAATTTGGTTTAAAAACGGGTAACTTTTCTCGTCATACCCCTTACCAAGGGGAGGGCTGGGGTGGGGTTTCAACGATGAAGTGGTTCCTGAATCTCTTGGGCGTCCGTTTCTTCCATCGGCACGTCGAACATGATTTCAAAAGGAACCGTTGGGAGCATTTGCTTGAGTACTCGCAGATGTCCTTCTGCATCAATTCGGCGGCGGAAGCGTCCGACAATTTTGGAGCGCATATTCGGAAATGGGCGGATGATGCACCAAGGATGGAGCCGTTCTAGTAAGGTGTCTGAGCCAAATCGGGTTGACCTGGCTGAAAATGGTTTTTTCATGGGACATTAGAAGATAGATTGTGTGGGCGATCGCACTTTTACGCGATCGCTTTTTTCTGCAATCAAGCCGAAGTCTCAGTCATGAGGCAGCAGACAGCCATGCGAAGTTCAGCCCAATAGCTGTCCGCTCCTCTGGCACACTAGGTAAGGGCAGAAAACTAAGATTAACCGTCGATGGCGGCTTTCCGAGTCGTCTTCTCTTACTCGCTTTAGTACTTCGACTTTTGTGTAACTGCTTTAGTCTATAATGGAAACGAAAAGAGATCAACCATTGACCCTTGCACAATTAAGGGAACGTGCCAATTTCACTCAGGCACAGCTAGCAGTTACTATGGGCGTGAGCGTTTCAACCGTTAGTGATTGGGAGAATGGCAAGAAGGAGCCACGGCTAAAGCACTTTAGGCTTTTAATGGAGTTTCTTGGCTGCACGTTTGAGGAACTGTGTGAAGCGTTCGACCAAGTTAAACGGCGCTAGCTTTTTGAGATAAAACCCTTAGCATTAAAAATATATATATTCTGTATCTTTTGCTTCACTTCATTAAATCAGGCAACAAGCAGTGCTACCTCAAAAGCCGCCCACTGAACCCTCTCACCGTTGGACATTCCCTCAACTCTTTGGCCTTGTCAAACGTAATCCAATCATGCTGTCACGATGGGTGATCCGCTGGGCCGTGGTTGGTACAGCTTGCGGTCTTTTCGCTGGACTGTATTGGTATATATTGGAACTCATCACTCACGCTCTGGAACAGTTTACAGGCTCAAGCCTGTTAATTGTGATGCCCCTAGCGGGATTGGTGATTGGCCTTGTGATTTATTTTTTAGGAAATCCAGGTGAAATTGCGGTAATTGTCGATAATATCCACTTTCGCGGCGGACGCTTGGATGCGCGTAAAAATCCGTCCATGCTGCTCGCTTCTTTAGTGAGCATATCAGCAGGCGGCAGTGCTGGCCCAGAAGCCCCTTTAGTACAAGTCACGGGTTCTTTTGGCACGTGGTTTGCTGATCGCCTCAATCTGGATGGTGAAGAACTTCGCTCCATGAGTCTAGCCGCAATGGCAGGAGGTTTCACGGCTCTGTTTGGTGCACCTCTGGGCGGTGCCATGTTTGCCCTAGAGATTTTACATCATCAGCACGTTGTGGAGTATTACGAAGCCTTACTGCCGGCGATCGTCTCTAGTTGTGCAAGTTACTTAGTGTTTGCTGCCATTACCAAACTCGGAATTGCACCCACCTGGCATTTTCCTCATTACACCCTCGATAACATCGATGATTTTGCTCTGGCTATTGTGTTCGGTATCGTCGGAGCCATAGCGGGATGGCTTTTTATGGCGATTTTCCGAGGATGCGATCGCTTATTTGCCAAGATTCCCGGCCCCATTTATGTGCGAACCACTGTAGCAGGCTTAGGATTGGGGGGTTTTGGGGCTGTTTTGCCTCTAACCCGTTATTTTGGACACCAAGAGTTAGAGGCGGTTCTCGATGGTTCTTTTCCTGTCTTCTTCCTATTGGGTTTAGCGTTTGCCAAAATGGCGACAATCAGCCTTACCGTCACAGGAGGCTGGCGAGGCGGGTTTATTATTCCCATCTTTTTCACGGGTGCTTGTCTGGGTAAGGCGATCGCGGCTTTAATCCCAGGAATGAATCCGGCTTTGGCGATGATTTGCACAATGGCAGCGCTAAATGCCGCAGTGACACGCACACCGATTAGTACAACCTTACTCCTCTCCAAACTCACTAATTTTGCCCCTTTCACCCCCATCTTGTTTGCCAGTTTAGTCGGGTTTTTCCTCGCGCCTAAAGTGCCCCTGATCACTTCACAACTCAAATCTCATCCAGAAGCAATTGCTGAGTGAGAACTTTTTCAAACACGTCTGCTATGCCGTGCTTTTAAACCTCCCAGACCCCAAACCCCAACTCTATGCCCGTAAGGAATAGGCTATCCGCCTAGCCAACAAGGATTTATGGGAAAAAGCAACAGGTTATAATTTCCTGCTTAAAACCGTCTCCATCCGCCACGATGTAACCGTGGGGACACAAGCACGGTAATTAAACATTCTCGTGATTACTGTGTTGTTAAATTTAAACACTGCCACACGAGGACACCTATGCCAATCCAGGTAACGTTACTTCCCTTTCATGAGTTCGGGAATGATCAGGCTAAACAAGATGCCAAATGCAACTAACGCAATTACTTGTTCTCGATTCAAGAGCGTAGGCTGTGCAATAGCGATGATGCCTAAGACAACCAATCCCAGGATGATTTCCTTGGACAGAAGATTGGGCATCACAAGGGTCGTGATAATAAAAAAGGCAATCAATGCAATGGCTGTTTCCATTTTGGCTGTTTTCTCCGGAGCGAAATTAATGCGTTCGCGCTTTGCTGCTGCCCTGCAATCTTACTTTAATTCCTAATCTCCAAAAATATCTCAAAAAAGTACCGAAGTTCTTAGAAAGTAACGCTGGGTTTATTTTTTCAGTAGTCGTCGTTGCATGAGTCATGACTCCCAGCGACACCGACTGAGAGTCCCGAATTGTGTTAAAATTTTAAGAGAAAGTAACAATATTTGGCAACTCTATGCTTGAAAAGTGGCATTTTTTGCAGCTTTTCTCTATTTTGCTGCCATTTTCTTGAATTTTAATGGAGTTTTTCGTTCTATGAGTACCTCCCAGGAGCGAATTGTCCCGACAAATCTGCGGAACGAGATGCAACAGTCATACCTAGAATACGCGATGAGCGTGATTGTAGGTCGGGCGCTGCCGGATGCTAGGGATGGACTCAAGCCAGTACATCGGCGGATTCTCTATGCCATGCATGAGCTGGGTCTTACACCAGACCGCCCGTTTCGGAAATGCGCCCGTGTCGTGGGAGAAGTGTTGGGTAAGTATCACCCTCATGGAGATACCGCCGTTTATGACGCCTTAGTGCGGATGGCTCAGGATTTCTCCATGCGAGCGCCCCTCATCAACGGGCACGGTAACTTTGGCTCGGTGGACAACGACCCACCAGCAGCAATGCGTTACACCGAGTGTCGCTTGCGTCCCATAGCCACAGACGCCATGCTGCGGGATATTGAGTCAGAAACCGTAGACTTCATCGATAACTTCGACGGTTCCCAGCAAGAACCCACCGTCTTACCCGCCCGTATCCCGCAGTTACTGCTTAATGGTTCCAGTGGAATTGCCGTGGGGATGGCAACCAATATTCCCCCCCACAACCTGGGAGAATTAATTGATGGCGTGCTGGCATTAATTCATAATCCCGACATAACGGATTTGGAGTTAATGCGGTATATTCCTGGCCCTGACTTTCCCACAGGAGGTCAGATTCTGGGAACCGCCGGGATCAAAGAAGCCTTTACCACCGGTCGCGGTTCGATCACGATGCGGGGCGTTGCCCAGATTGAAACCATTGAACATCGTGGGCGTCCAGACCGAGAAGCCATCATTATCACAGAGTTGCCTTACCAAACCAATAAGGCAGCGCTGATCGAGAAGATTGCGGAAATGGTCAATGATAAGCGAATTGAAGGCATTTCCGATATTCGGGATGAAAGCGATCGCGACGGGATGCGGATCGTCATTGAACTCAAACGCGATGCCTATCCTCGTGTTGTACTCAACAACCTCTACAAACAAACGCCCATACAGATGAACTTTGGGGCGAATATGCTGGCGTTGGTGAACAATGAACCCCAGCTTTTAAGCCTCAAGAAGTTCTTGAGCGTCTTCTTGGATTTCCGGATTGAGACGATTACCCGACGGACTCAATACGAATTACGAAAAGCCCAAGAACGAGACCACATCCTCCAAGGGTTATTGATTGCTCTGGGCAATCTAGATCGGATTATTCAACTGATCCGCCATGCCGCAGATACTCCCACAGCTAAAGCAGAGTTAATGGAAGTCTACGGACTTTCAGAAGCCCAGGCTGACGCAATTCTGCAAATGCAACTGCGACGCCTAACTGCTCTGGAAGCCGAGAAAATTCAAGCGGAACACGAGGAATTACAAGCGAGAATTGCCGACTTAGAAGATATCCTCGCCCGCAGAAGTCGCATCCTGGAAATTATTGAAACAGAAGTTAATCAGCTCAAAGCAACCCATGCCACACCACGCCGTACCATCATTCAACCGATGGAAGGCGAGATTGATGACACCGACCTCATTGCCAATGAGAAAGCGGTAATTCTGCTCACAGAGCAAGGTTACATCAAGCGGATGGCCGTTAACGAATTTGGGGCACAAGCCAGAGCCACTCGCGGTAAGGCAGGCACCCGGATGAAAGAGGATGACGGGGTGGAGCATTTCCTCACTTGTTGCGACCACGACAGCATTCTGTTCTTTAGTGAGCGCGGCGTTACCTACTGCCTCAAGGCATACCACATCCCCTCGGCTTCGCGCACAGCACGAGGTGTCCCCATTGTCCAGTTGCTGCCGATTCCCCGTGAGGAAAAAATCACCTCCATTGTGCCGGTGTCTGAGTTCACCGACCATGAGTATCTAGTGATGTTGACCCGTAAAGGTTACATCAAGAAAACAGCATTGGACGCTTTCAGTAATATTCGAGCCAATGGATTGATTGCCATTTCCCTGGAAGAAGGCGACCAGTTACGCTGGGTACAACGCGCCACACAAACCGACAGCATCATCATTGGGTCGCGTCAAGGGATGGCGATTCATTTCAAGACGGATAACGACCAACTGCGTCCCCTCGGTCGTGCTACTAGGGGCGTTAAGGCCATGAAACTGCGGGCTAAAGATGAGTTGATCAGCATGGATATTATCCCTGGTCAGGTTGTCGCCGAGATGGCAAGCGCGATTGAGGCTACTGTTGAAGAAGAAGTGGAAGACCTCAATGAGGTAAGCGAGACTGTCAACGAAGCGGTTTCCGAAGAGCAAGAGTTAGTCGTAACCGCAGGTCAAGGCCCCTGGGTACTGGTTGTCACCATGGGGGGTTATGGCAAGCGGGTGCCAGTGTCTCAGTTCCGGTTACAGAATCGGGCGGGGATGGGAATCCTGGCGACGAAGTTCCGTTTACCCAAAGACAAATTAGCCGCTTTACGGGTGGTTAATGAAGGTGATGAATTGATGATCATCACGAGTCGAGGGATTATAATTCGTCAGGCGATTAACGCGATTTCCCCCCAGTCCCGGATGGCAACAGGGGTGAGAGTGCAACGACTGGATGACGATGATGCGATCGCAGCGGTTGCCTTAGTGCCTCTCTCCGGTGAGGAGGAGGAAGTGGAAGCACTGGAAGAGTCGTTGTAAGGTCAAGGGGTTGAAAGGCGAGCACATTGAAAGTTGAACGTTAAAACTGAGATTCTGCACCCTTGTCAGTTAGCCCGAACACCCGCCCGGAGTTCAAACTCCGGCGTCATAGCTCAAGTCCATTAAAATGGACTAAAACTCTTATCCAGTCGTCTTTAGACGAATGCGAGCTGTGAGCCAGGGAATTCATTCCCTGGTGGGCTGTTGCGACTGGTGCAAGATGTCAGTTAAAACCATTCTTTTAACTTTCAACCGTGCAACTGTCCCACCTTCAACCCTTGAATTCGCACTCACTATGAAACCTTCAAAGCAATTCTCTTCAGCCTCTCGTTTCCTGGTGCCATTAGTGGGCGGTATCTTGATGGGGTTGACCCCGGCACCTGTAGAGGCATGGCCGTTAGCATGGGTGGCACTGGTTCCCATCTGGTTTTGGGTTGCCAAGGCTCAGAGTGTTCGTCAAGGTGCTTTGTCAGGTTTAGTTTGGGGGATTGGTTATCACGGCTTAGCCTTGTTTTGGATTACCGGCATTCATCCGATGACTTGGATGGGAGTGCCGTGGCTAGCCAGTTTAGCGATCGCCATTT of the Allocoleopsis franciscana PCC 7113 genome contains:
- a CDS encoding LOG family protein, coding for MAQSAPDPALKSLQTQLTALIDQLPTLQHGKWIQRALSVLLRLAGEEIDRLDWKILTASIQDMDRAFQVFYPYRHVRKVTIFGSARITPDAPEYKLASEFARYLVQQGFMVMTGAGSGIMEAGHEGAGPEMSFGLNIQLPFEQGANSFIQGDPKLIDFKYFFTRKLFFLRESDAIALFPGGFGTQDEAFECLTLCQTGRSGPVPLVLIDKPGGNYWQDWDAYVRNHLIQGGLVSPEDTSLYTVTDDLNVAYEAIDSFYRLYHSSRYVGDRLVIRLKSELSDDQVEQLNENFSDILVKGRIEKSKALPQETPDETTDLPRLILYFNQRDSGRLYQLLATISQMGASSPAATHPELK
- the trxA gene encoding thioredoxin, producing MSAAVQVTDASFKQDVLESDIPVLVDFWAPWCGPCRMVAPVVDEIAQQYDGKVKVVKLNTDENPQIASQYGIRSIPTLMIFKGGQRVDMVVGAVPKTTLANTLEKYI
- a CDS encoding GuaB3 family IMP dehydrogenase-related protein; this encodes MDIQIGRGKSARRAYGIDEIALCPGTRTLDPSLADTRWRIGGIEREIPIIASAMDGVVDVRMAVLLSQLGALGVLNLEGIQTRYADPVPVLERIASVGKTEFVTLMQELYAEPIKPELITQRIREIKEQGGIAAVSATPVGAMKYGEIVGKAGADLFFVQGTVVSTAHLSPESVTPLDLAQFCQEMPMPVILGNCVTYDVALNLMKAGAAAVMVGIGPGAACTSRGVLGVGVPQATAVADCAAARDDYYNETGNYVPVIADGGLVTGGDICKCIACGADGVMIGSPFARAQEAPGRGFHWGMATPSPVLPRGTRIQVGSTGTLEQILVGPAQLDDGTHNLLGALKTSMGTLGAKNLKEMQQVEVVIAPSLLTEGKVYQKAQQLGMGK
- a CDS encoding CoA-acylating methylmalonate-semialdehyde dehydrogenase, whose amino-acid sequence is MSYKNPLPNYINGEWCISQASEFLNVVNPATAEVLTQVPLSPKSDVEAATQAAADAFKSWRRVPPTDRIQYLFKLKFLLEDHIEELSRTITLECGKTYGESKAEWQRAIENVEVACGIPMLMQGYNLEDVARGIDEMMIRQPMGVTAIIAPFNFPGMIPFWFMPYAIACGNTCIIKPSEKVPLTLQKVFELLEKTGLPKGVVNLVNGAKEVVDAILEHPTIRAISFVGSSPVAQYVYSKGAAHGKRMQCQGGAKNPIIILPDADMEMTTRIAADSAFGCAGQRCLAASVAVTVGEARHIFTDAIANAAQTRVVGFGLDDGVQMGPVITSQSKARIEGLIQQGADEGAKVLVDGRNLKVSGYEQGNFIRPTILQNVDPKSEIARTEIFGPVLGLMHLETIEDAIALVNSGQWGNMACLFTNSGAAARQFRYEAEAGNIGINIGVAAPMAFFPFSGWKESFYGDLHGQGRDAVEFFTQTKVVVERWPKNWSRQF
- a CDS encoding slr1306 family protein, encoding MSVNLQRPILVGGVGLSVSLWLLQSFHDSVGQVGEFGMLGAVALGAGLWLFGKKTSKNLDLSLTAAPVDRETVEKAIAKAQTLIKLLETESENHASLPQLRQRLTQLTPELDRQKIQIAVTGGRSVGKTKLVQVLESSWLHQQPQALSLKETPALFVGTDTDVAAETIAREMAFSSDLLLFVTAGDLTDTEFQILQQLKAANQRVMLVFNKQDQYLPTERASVLQQLRQRMAGRLAAEDVVAIASHPSPLKVRQHQADASVQEWMEEQTPDLTVLTERLSSIIAQEERQLVWATTIREAAALKAEVKAALNQVRRDRALPIIEQYQWIAAAAAFANPVPALDLLATAAISAQVVSDLGAIYQQKFSLQQAQAAAKTLGSLMLKLGLVELSTQAIGSILKGNAFTYVAGGAVQGVSAAYLTRLAGLSLIEYFQEQEVSETTGQAFNLERLGQKLQAVFQQNQRTSFLQGFVKQVVGRLIPEAPQPQPTGSETAATAV
- a CDS encoding helix-turn-helix domain-containing protein encodes the protein MTLAQLRERANFTQAQLAVTMGVSVSTVSDWENGKKEPRLKHFRLLMEFLGCTFEELCEAFDQVKRR